A part of Rhodoligotrophos appendicifer genomic DNA contains:
- a CDS encoding hydantoinase B/oxoprolinase family protein: MSGVDPLTLAVIQAGLQQVCNEMDIAFSRSAFSPVIAEADDRSSGIYALETGDLISQGELGLPVFVGTMQYSARELSRRIADGVTAAPEPGDLYIVNDPYLGGTHLMDVRFAKPFYYKGELFCWLQNTGHWPDVGGMVPGGFSAKATEVEQEGLRLPPVKLFKRGEMDREIYQIICSNIRIADQRIGDIRAQASALAVGETRLTELFDRYGLATVTAAIAEIRARAAQLMRTYLESIADGVYHSEAFVDSDGVVNEPLRIALRMTKADGQLHFDFAGSSPPCRGPMNSVVSTTYSSVYLAMRHVFPDIPLNAGAFEPLVIERPEGTFLDARYPRPVSGCAAEVSQRIAEAVFLALVQAIPTKVTAAPAGTSGNFALGGYDPERGRGYVMYQLSGGGYGGNADQDGLTNGCSTIGISKMPPVEVMEQYYPVLFRRFALREGSGGAGEHRGGFGVHYEVELLRGEATASFVMDHGRFGPPGVLGGEEGGRNEVHVHREGTVFIPEHLSKDQGIPLQAGDRVEVKTPGGGGYGDPLRREFGLIERDFRRGYYTAEELQSLFSVVMGPDGEVDALSTDRLRGGLRQAG; this comes from the coding sequence ATGAGCGGCGTCGATCCTCTGACCCTGGCGGTGATCCAGGCAGGCCTCCAGCAGGTTTGCAACGAGATGGACATTGCCTTCAGCCGGTCGGCCTTCTCCCCCGTGATCGCCGAAGCGGACGACCGCTCCTCCGGCATCTATGCCCTCGAGACCGGCGATCTGATCTCCCAGGGGGAACTGGGCCTGCCCGTCTTCGTCGGCACGATGCAGTACTCCGCTCGCGAGCTCAGCCGCAGGATTGCCGACGGCGTGACGGCAGCGCCGGAGCCGGGTGATCTCTACATCGTCAACGATCCCTATCTCGGCGGCACCCATCTGATGGATGTGCGCTTCGCCAAGCCGTTCTATTACAAGGGCGAACTGTTCTGTTGGCTCCAGAACACCGGTCATTGGCCGGATGTCGGCGGCATGGTTCCGGGCGGCTTCTCCGCCAAGGCGACGGAGGTTGAGCAGGAGGGCTTGCGGCTGCCGCCGGTGAAGCTGTTCAAGCGCGGCGAGATGGATCGGGAGATCTATCAGATCATTTGCTCCAACATCCGCATCGCCGATCAGCGGATCGGCGATATCCGCGCTCAGGCGTCGGCTCTGGCGGTGGGCGAGACGCGGTTGACAGAGCTCTTCGACCGCTATGGTCTTGCCACCGTGACGGCCGCCATTGCCGAGATCCGAGCACGGGCGGCCCAGCTGATGCGCACCTATCTGGAGAGCATTGCCGACGGGGTCTATCATTCGGAAGCCTTCGTTGATTCCGACGGTGTGGTGAACGAGCCGCTGCGCATCGCGCTGCGTATGACCAAGGCTGATGGCCAACTCCATTTTGATTTCGCCGGATCCTCGCCGCCCTGCCGCGGCCCGATGAACTCCGTCGTCTCCACCACTTATTCTTCCGTCTATCTGGCCATGCGCCATGTCTTTCCCGACATTCCGCTGAATGCCGGCGCCTTCGAGCCCTTGGTGATCGAGCGCCCCGAGGGGACGTTCCTGGATGCCCGCTACCCCCGTCCGGTCTCCGGCTGTGCGGCGGAAGTCTCCCAGCGCATCGCCGAAGCGGTGTTCCTGGCGCTGGTCCAGGCCATTCCGACCAAGGTGACGGCAGCACCTGCGGGCACGTCGGGCAATTTCGCGCTGGGCGGCTATGATCCCGAGCGCGGCCGCGGCTATGTCATGTACCAATTGTCGGGCGGCGGCTATGGCGGCAATGCGGACCAGGACGGCCTGACCAATGGCTGCTCCACCATCGGCATCTCCAAGATGCCGCCGGTGGAGGTGATGGAGCAATATTACCCGGTGCTCTTCCGGCGCTTCGCCTTGCGGGAAGGGTCCGGCGGGGCAGGAGAGCACCGCGGCGGCTTCGGCGTCCATTATGAGGTTGAGCTCCTGCGGGGGGAGGCGACGGCCTCCTTCGTCATGGACCATGGCCGCTTCGGTCCCCCCGGTGTCTTGGGCGGGGAGGAGGGCGGACGCAACGAGGTGCATGTGCATCGCGAGGGCACCGTCTTCATCCCCGAGCATCTCTCCAAGGATCAGGGCATCCCCTTGCAGGCGGGCGACCGGGTGGAGGTCAAGACCCCCGGCGGTGGCGGCTATGGCGATCCCTTGCGACGCGAATTCGGCTTGATCGAGCGCGACTTTCGCCGTGGCTACTACACGGCTGAGGAACTGCAATCCTTGTTTTCGGTGGTGATGGGCCCGGACGGCGAGGTCGACGCGCTGTCCACCGATCGCCTTCGTGGCGGCTTGAGGCAAGCGGGGTAG
- a CDS encoding nucleoside hydrolase has translation MPPRPLIIDTDPGKDDAVAILLALSSPEDFDVLMMSAAAGNVDLALTTANLRRLCDAAGRPDLALHAGCPGPLLQRLEMVPHIHGEDGLAGAGLPPPAMPLNPLHAVPAIIEAVRASPEKVTFCCIGPLTNLGVAIVMAPDIVERLAEIVVMGGSFTTGNITPYASFNIYSDPHAARIVFDCGASVTMVGLDVTRKTMPTPEWCAALKAKDTPAAHVVAGLWAEPTAFMNDACVIAHLLDPSLFRTELCRVEIDITDPVELGRTRRLEGGAPNVKAAMDIDVDGFFSLLMDRLSRAPS, from the coding sequence ATGCCGCCTCGCCCGCTGATCATCGACACCGATCCCGGCAAGGACGACGCGGTGGCCATCCTCCTGGCGCTGTCTTCGCCGGAAGATTTCGACGTGCTGATGATGAGTGCGGCAGCCGGCAATGTCGATCTTGCTTTGACGACGGCCAATCTGCGCCGGCTCTGCGATGCAGCCGGCCGGCCGGACCTTGCGCTGCATGCGGGCTGTCCCGGCCCCCTGCTGCAGCGTCTTGAGATGGTGCCGCATATCCACGGCGAGGACGGGCTTGCGGGCGCGGGGCTGCCACCGCCGGCGATGCCGCTCAATCCGCTTCATGCGGTGCCGGCGATCATTGAAGCCGTGCGCGCCTCCCCGGAAAAGGTGACGTTCTGCTGCATCGGGCCTCTCACCAATCTCGGCGTCGCCATCGTCATGGCGCCCGATATTGTGGAGCGTTTGGCGGAGATCGTCGTCATGGGGGGCTCTTTCACCACCGGCAACATCACGCCTTACGCCAGCTTCAACATCTACAGCGATCCCCATGCGGCGCGCATCGTCTTCGACTGCGGAGCGTCCGTGACCATGGTCGGCCTGGACGTGACCCGGAAAACCATGCCGACGCCCGAATGGTGCGCAGCACTGAAAGCCAAGGACACGCCGGCTGCCCATGTCGTGGCCGGCCTCTGGGCGGAGCCGACGGCCTTCATGAACGATGCCTGCGTGATTGCCCATCTGTTGGATCCCAGCCTGTTCCGGACCGAGCTGTGCCGCGTCGAGATCGATATCACCGATCCCGTCGAGCTGGGCCGCACGCGGCGCCTCGAGGGAGGTGCCCCGAATGTCAAAGCGGCCATGGACATCGACGTTGACGGCTTTTTTTCCCTGCTCATGGACCGTCTTTCGCGGGCGCCGTCATGA
- a CDS encoding hydantoinase/oxoprolinase family protein, which translates to MTAAAPLESESRRVRRVAGIDVGGTYTDLVLYETGSGGSFVRLAKVPTTLPNQAVGVLRAIEAAGATPAQLDLIIHGTTATTNAILERKIAAVGLITTRGFRDVLELGRRTRPNAYGMVGAFEALVPRERRFEVTERMRVDGTVVDPLDEGQVAAAAERLLALGCESIVVHFLHSYANPAHELRAGEIVRALWHNAYVTLGHELLSEFREYERGTTASVNAAVQPILDRYIRRLADDLAAGGFTRDLLVMNGNGGTVTARHVGREAVKTIMSGPASGVMAAAATLQQSGLANAITYDMGGTSTDVALIHGGIPEVSSELAIDYGLPIHVPLVDVRTVGAGGGSIAAINAAGMLQVGPESAGSSPGPIGYGRGGTRPTITDANLLLGRLDPAALTAVDASTGLDPLREAIDREIARPLGLSPEDAAAAIIHLANTHMAGAIRVVSLSRGFDPRDFVLFAFGGAGPLHAVAIARELGLPEVLVPARPGLTNALGCLAADLRQDFVNTVNIGLDAIDMTLVAELLGQQRREGEAVNGAEQDEIVETIVIHGADMQFRGQTHLIRVAIPSPDISREALQSAFEEAYFARFQVRLPEVRAVVVNLVTSVIGRRRSFPVKSLIDIRSRSTAAITRPLYASGRWHEARILDRDQLQPSEVIEGPAVIQQFDATTVVEPGSVATVDAIGNLRIKVGAWA; encoded by the coding sequence TTGACGGCGGCCGCGCCTCTGGAGAGTGAGTCTCGGCGCGTCCGACGCGTCGCCGGGATTGATGTCGGCGGCACTTATACGGATCTGGTGCTTTATGAGACGGGGTCCGGCGGCAGTTTCGTCCGCCTGGCCAAGGTGCCGACCACCTTGCCGAACCAGGCCGTAGGCGTTCTGCGCGCGATCGAGGCAGCCGGTGCGACGCCGGCCCAGCTCGACCTCATCATCCATGGCACGACCGCGACCACCAATGCGATCCTCGAACGCAAGATCGCCGCCGTCGGCCTCATCACCACCCGCGGCTTCCGCGACGTGCTCGAACTGGGTCGACGCACCCGGCCGAACGCCTATGGCATGGTGGGTGCCTTTGAGGCCCTGGTGCCGCGCGAACGTCGCTTCGAGGTGACGGAGCGGATGCGCGTCGACGGCACGGTGGTCGATCCGCTCGACGAAGGTCAGGTCGCGGCCGCCGCCGAACGGCTGTTGGCGCTCGGCTGCGAGAGCATCGTCGTGCATTTTCTCCATTCCTATGCGAACCCGGCCCATGAGCTGCGCGCCGGCGAGATCGTGCGCGCGCTCTGGCACAATGCCTATGTGACGCTGGGCCACGAGCTTCTGTCCGAGTTTCGCGAATATGAGCGTGGCACCACCGCCTCCGTGAACGCGGCGGTCCAGCCCATTCTCGACCGCTATATCCGGCGCCTGGCGGACGATCTGGCGGCGGGGGGCTTCACCCGTGATCTCCTGGTCATGAATGGCAATGGCGGGACCGTCACGGCCCGCCATGTGGGCCGTGAGGCTGTGAAGACGATCATGTCGGGACCGGCCTCCGGCGTCATGGCGGCGGCGGCCACCTTGCAGCAGTCGGGCCTGGCCAATGCCATCACCTATGACATGGGCGGCACCTCCACGGATGTGGCACTGATCCATGGCGGCATCCCCGAGGTCTCCTCCGAACTTGCGATCGACTACGGCCTGCCGATTCACGTGCCGCTCGTCGATGTCCGCACCGTCGGCGCGGGAGGCGGCTCGATCGCTGCGATCAATGCCGCCGGCATGTTGCAGGTTGGCCCTGAATCGGCCGGCTCCTCGCCGGGCCCCATCGGCTATGGCCGCGGCGGCACCCGACCGACCATCACCGACGCCAATCTTCTGCTCGGCCGCCTCGATCCTGCAGCGCTCACCGCCGTCGATGCATCGACCGGGCTGGATCCGCTGCGTGAGGCCATCGACCGCGAGATCGCACGACCCCTGGGGCTTTCGCCGGAGGATGCGGCCGCCGCCATCATCCATCTCGCGAACACCCACATGGCGGGTGCGATCCGCGTGGTCTCTCTCTCCAGAGGCTTCGACCCCCGCGATTTCGTGCTGTTTGCCTTTGGCGGGGCGGGGCCCCTGCACGCGGTCGCGATCGCCCGCGAGCTCGGCCTCCCCGAGGTCCTGGTGCCGGCGCGGCCAGGACTGACCAACGCCTTGGGATGTCTTGCCGCCGATCTGCGCCAGGATTTCGTCAACACCGTCAATATCGGCCTCGATGCGATCGACATGACGCTCGTGGCAGAGCTTCTCGGCCAGCAGCGCCGTGAGGGCGAGGCAGTGAACGGGGCCGAGCAGGACGAGATCGTCGAGACCATCGTCATCCATGGCGCGGACATGCAGTTCCGCGGTCAGACCCATCTGATCCGTGTCGCCATACCCTCACCCGACATCAGCCGCGAGGCCCTGCAGAGTGCCTTCGAGGAGGCCTATTTCGCCCGCTTCCAGGTGCGGTTGCCCGAAGTCAGGGCGGTGGTCGTAAACCTCGTGACATCGGTGATCGGCCGTCGCCGAAGCTTCCCCGTGAAGTCGCTCATCGATATCAGGAGCCGGTCGACCGCAGCGATCACGCGGCCCCTCTACGCGAGCGGCCGCTGGCATGAGGCGCGCATCCTTGACCGCGACCAGCTCCAGCCGAGCGAGGTGATCGAGGGCCCCGCCGTCATTCAGCAATTTGACGCGACCACGGTCGTCGAGCCGGGCTCCGTCGCCACGGTCGATGCAATCGGCAATCTGCGCATCAAGGTGGGAGCATGGGCATGA
- a CDS encoding molybdopterin-dependent oxidoreductase, with protein MRHETLAKTDERVVSFSVNGQRREVSARPFTTLASTLRDGLGLTGTKIGCDAGDCGACTVIVNGEQACACLIPIAQLEGAEIHTVEGEGPGGLTETLRQAFLSHGAAQCGICTPGMLMAAADCLSHEPKASRERIEDALGGVLCRCTGYVKIIEAVEEVASGTCNRSLPNDGGVGSRLVRRDGHAKVTGADLFGADAAPDGALWMRVIRSPHARAGFRFGDLDAVVAATPGLEVILTAANVPGENAFGIFPNLKDQPVFAETHVRFRGEAVAALVGERRVIEAISDRDIPIEWLPLPPTSGVAAALSPGAPVLHERFPDNVLARGHLRTGDVAHGHGQAAATVEGRFATGFVEHAYIEPEAGFAVATGDRVEVTACTQAPYMDLDETARVLGVDHSKVRIIPTACGGGFGGKLDVSVQPLLAVAARVTGRPVRIVYSRTESMASTTKRHPSQIWAKASADAQGRLTAYELDGDFNTGAYASWGSTVANRVPVHGTGPYVVPNVWNRTRAVYTNDTPAGAFRGFGVPQAAIANETLMDDLAGALDIDRWHIRRINAIGHGDVTPSGQRLDHSAGLPECLDALKPDWDAALVQTAAFNETATRRKRGVGIACMWYGCGNTSVSNPSSMRITLSREGRLIFYNGAVDIGQGSTTILLQIASEALGLRPECFEMVIGDTDRTLDAGKTSASRQTFVSGNATRLAAEDLRRKILGLANAGPEARLTLQGRELSVLDGEASRRIDLASLVADASGIVLEGFGAYDPPTSPLDADGQGVPYATYGFAAQMAEVEVDTALATVKVLRIVAAHDVGRAINPTLVEGQIHGGIAQGLGLALMEEYIPGRTENLHDYLIPTVGDMPAIKTILVEDADPEGPYGAKGVGEPALVATAPAILGAIRHATGVRMTRVPVLPHRLWEALQQGEVTS; from the coding sequence ATGAGACACGAGACCCTGGCGAAAACCGACGAGAGGGTTGTCAGCTTCTCCGTCAATGGCCAGCGCCGGGAGGTGAGCGCACGGCCCTTCACCACGCTCGCCTCGACTTTGCGTGATGGACTTGGGCTGACCGGCACGAAGATCGGCTGTGACGCCGGCGATTGCGGGGCCTGTACGGTGATCGTGAATGGCGAGCAGGCCTGTGCCTGCCTCATTCCCATAGCCCAGCTCGAAGGCGCCGAGATCCACACGGTGGAGGGCGAAGGCCCGGGCGGCCTGACGGAAACGCTGCGTCAGGCGTTTCTCAGCCACGGCGCCGCCCAATGCGGGATCTGCACCCCGGGAATGCTGATGGCGGCAGCCGACTGCCTGTCGCACGAGCCCAAGGCGAGTCGTGAGCGGATCGAGGATGCCCTCGGTGGCGTTCTGTGCCGCTGTACGGGTTATGTGAAAATAATCGAGGCAGTCGAAGAGGTTGCGAGCGGAACCTGCAATCGCTCCTTGCCGAATGACGGCGGCGTGGGGTCACGTCTGGTGCGCCGGGATGGACATGCCAAGGTCACGGGTGCGGATCTCTTCGGCGCCGATGCGGCTCCCGACGGCGCCTTGTGGATGCGCGTCATCCGCTCTCCCCATGCCCGGGCCGGCTTCCGCTTCGGCGACCTCGATGCCGTCGTGGCGGCGACCCCCGGTCTGGAGGTGATCCTGACGGCGGCGAACGTGCCGGGCGAGAACGCCTTCGGCATCTTTCCCAATCTCAAGGACCAGCCCGTCTTCGCCGAGACCCATGTCCGCTTCCGCGGCGAGGCCGTGGCGGCGTTGGTCGGCGAACGGCGGGTGATCGAGGCGATCTCGGATCGCGACATACCCATCGAATGGCTGCCTCTGCCGCCGACCAGCGGCGTGGCGGCGGCACTCAGCCCGGGCGCTCCGGTCCTGCATGAGCGCTTTCCCGATAATGTGCTGGCGCGTGGCCACCTGCGCACAGGTGATGTTGCGCACGGCCATGGCCAGGCCGCAGCAACGGTCGAAGGTCGCTTTGCCACGGGCTTCGTCGAGCACGCCTATATTGAGCCGGAGGCGGGATTTGCCGTGGCGACGGGCGATCGGGTGGAGGTGACCGCCTGTACCCAGGCCCCTTACATGGATCTGGACGAGACGGCCCGCGTCCTCGGCGTCGATCATTCCAAGGTCCGGATCATTCCGACGGCCTGCGGCGGAGGCTTTGGCGGCAAGCTCGACGTCTCGGTGCAGCCGCTGCTGGCGGTGGCGGCCCGCGTCACCGGCCGGCCGGTCCGCATCGTCTACAGCCGCACTGAATCCATGGCCTCGACCACAAAGCGGCATCCGTCGCAGATCTGGGCCAAGGCTTCCGCCGATGCCCAGGGCCGGTTGACGGCATACGAGCTCGACGGCGACTTCAACACCGGCGCCTATGCCTCCTGGGGGTCGACGGTCGCCAACCGCGTGCCGGTCCACGGCACCGGTCCCTATGTCGTGCCGAATGTCTGGAACCGGACCCGCGCGGTCTACACCAATGACACGCCTGCGGGCGCCTTCCGGGGCTTCGGCGTGCCCCAGGCGGCGATCGCCAACGAGACGCTGATGGATGATCTGGCGGGCGCGCTCGACATTGATCGCTGGCACATCCGCCGGATCAATGCGATCGGCCATGGCGACGTCACGCCGTCGGGCCAGCGTCTCGATCATTCCGCCGGCCTGCCTGAATGCCTCGATGCCCTGAAGCCTGACTGGGATGCAGCGCTGGTGCAGACCGCAGCGTTCAACGAGACCGCCACGCGCCGCAAGCGCGGTGTCGGCATCGCCTGCATGTGGTATGGCTGCGGCAACACCTCGGTGTCGAACCCGTCATCCATGCGCATCACGCTTTCACGCGAGGGGCGGCTGATCTTCTATAACGGGGCCGTCGATATCGGCCAGGGCTCGACGACGATCCTGCTCCAGATTGCCTCGGAGGCATTAGGCCTGCGTCCGGAATGCTTCGAGATGGTGATCGGTGATACCGACCGCACCCTGGACGCGGGCAAGACCTCGGCCTCGCGCCAGACTTTCGTGTCCGGCAACGCGACCCGCCTGGCCGCCGAGGATCTAAGGCGCAAGATCTTGGGGCTGGCCAATGCCGGTCCTGAGGCGCGCCTCACGCTGCAGGGGAGGGAACTCTCGGTCCTCGACGGGGAAGCCTCACGCCGCATCGATCTCGCGAGCCTCGTCGCGGATGCCTCAGGCATCGTCCTGGAGGGCTTCGGCGCTTATGACCCGCCGACCAGCCCGCTGGACGCGGACGGCCAGGGAGTGCCCTATGCGACCTATGGCTTTGCGGCCCAGATGGCGGAGGTCGAGGTCGACACCGCCCTCGCGACGGTGAAGGTGCTGCGCATCGTCGCCGCTCATGATGTCGGCCGCGCCATCAATCCGACCTTGGTCGAAGGTCAGATCCATGGCGGCATCGCGCAAGGACTGGGCCTTGCCTTGATGGAGGAATATATCCCCGGCCGCACCGAGAACCTGCATGATTACCTGATCCCGACGGTGGGCGACATGCCGGCCATCAAGACCATCCTGGTGGAGGATGCCGATCCCGAGGGCCCCTATGGCGCCAAGGGGGTCGGCGAGCCGGCCCTGGTGGCGACGGCCCCGGCGATTCTGGGTGCGATCCGCCATGCCACGGGCGTTCGGATGACGCGCGTGCCGGTGCTGCCGCATCGGCTCTGGGAAGCATTGCAGCAAGGCGAGGTGACATCATGA
- a CDS encoding 6-hydroxynicotinate reductase, whose product MSIADQLSIEARSRKFGASEGDGIVRCDACPILCRIRPGRQGACARYANEGGHLIRVDPVVLMERTLEGEGKLVAFAGGTWDGHPLDPSRTFVTGIGAGTTYPDYKPAPFIVSSEHEGVDTVTVVTEGIFSYCGVKVKIDTDRHLGPETAAIRVDGEQVGHVTTAEYGSQMLSIGGVRHLTGGSKKEGRVTCETMLQLCAGAPVTMTIDGGHEVVVEAGRPPVVDGKPEQRMRVGCGSATVGIFAQQWFGHVDEVIVLDDHITGVLTEHQAGRVLEMPHAGIGVRGRRSTPGRYFQVANPGLGWGGTDITDPLSVIQKIDPKYAWPGLRLLLTSTTGEDALYCVLDENLVPVPAEIPEPVRKVVDRIGENCEPSLSTVLFMAGAGGSLRAGVTEDPVRLTRSVAKGETKVSMGGAPVYVWPGGGITVMVDVTRMPKGSFGYVPTPALVAPIEFTLPRSLYLALGGHGGDIVSASDLLAALPPETRIDPWPERNPWPFGRSAS is encoded by the coding sequence ATGAGCATCGCCGATCAACTCTCGATCGAGGCGCGGTCGCGGAAGTTCGGGGCCTCCGAAGGCGACGGCATCGTTCGCTGTGACGCATGCCCGATCCTCTGTCGAATCCGTCCCGGCCGCCAGGGCGCCTGCGCCCGCTATGCCAATGAAGGCGGCCATCTCATCCGGGTCGATCCGGTGGTCCTGATGGAACGCACTTTGGAAGGCGAGGGCAAGCTTGTCGCCTTTGCCGGCGGCACCTGGGATGGGCATCCGCTGGATCCCTCGCGCACCTTCGTCACCGGCATCGGCGCCGGCACCACCTATCCCGACTATAAGCCCGCCCCCTTCATCGTCTCATCCGAACATGAGGGGGTGGACACCGTGACCGTCGTTACCGAAGGGATCTTCAGCTATTGCGGCGTCAAGGTGAAGATCGATACCGACCGCCATCTCGGTCCCGAGACGGCGGCGATCCGCGTCGACGGCGAACAGGTGGGCCATGTCACCACGGCCGAATACGGCTCCCAGATGCTGTCCATCGGCGGTGTCCGCCATTTGACGGGTGGCTCGAAGAAGGAGGGCCGCGTCACCTGCGAGACCATGCTCCAGCTCTGCGCCGGTGCCCCTGTGACCATGACCATCGATGGCGGCCATGAGGTGGTCGTCGAAGCCGGCCGCCCGCCTGTGGTGGACGGCAAGCCCGAGCAGCGGATGCGCGTCGGCTGCGGCTCGGCGACCGTGGGCATCTTCGCCCAGCAATGGTTCGGCCATGTGGACGAGGTGATCGTGCTCGATGACCACATTACCGGCGTGTTGACGGAGCACCAGGCCGGTCGGGTGCTGGAAATGCCCCATGCGGGCATCGGCGTGCGCGGGCGGAGATCGACCCCGGGACGGTATTTTCAGGTCGCCAATCCAGGTCTCGGCTGGGGCGGTACCGACATCACCGACCCCCTGTCGGTCATCCAGAAGATCGACCCCAAATATGCCTGGCCTGGCCTGCGCTTGCTCCTGACCTCGACCACCGGTGAGGACGCGCTCTATTGTGTGCTCGACGAAAATCTCGTGCCGGTGCCCGCCGAAATTCCGGAGCCGGTGCGCAAGGTGGTCGACCGCATCGGCGAGAACTGTGAGCCTTCGCTGTCCACGGTCCTGTTCATGGCGGGGGCGGGAGGTTCCCTCCGTGCCGGCGTCACGGAGGATCCCGTGCGCCTCACCCGTTCGGTCGCCAAGGGCGAGACGAAGGTCTCCATGGGCGGTGCCCCGGTCTATGTCTGGCCGGGCGGCGGCATCACGGTCATGGTCGACGTGACCCGCATGCCGAAGGGCTCCTTCGGCTATGTTCCGACCCCGGCCCTCGTGGCGCCGATCGAATTCACCTTGCCGCGGAGCCTCTATCTGGCACTGGGCGGACACGGAGGCGACATCGTCTCAGCCAGTGATCTCCTGGCGGCACTTCCGCCCGAGACGCGGATCGACCCCTGGCCGGAGCGCAATCCCTGGCCGTTCGGGCGCTCCGCCTCATGA
- a CDS encoding FAD binding domain-containing protein: protein MFYARPSSLEEALAIRADRDVTVLAGGTDVYPAKAGRNGWGDMREEGILDITAVDELRGIDDSGDHVRLGALTTWTQLRRHSLPPAFAGIQSAAREVGGAQIQNRGTLAGNLCTASPAGDGIPCLLALDAEIELVSRRGTRRVPVADFVTGYRQTACAADELVTAILVPKPEPAARARFLKLGARRYLVISIVMASAVIAPDGHGVISNARIAIGACSAMAKRLPDLEAALRGCHVSEAAEIAAASHLQVLSPIDDIRASGAFRSHAALIVLRDLLGSLAPTEARAA, encoded by the coding sequence ATGTTCTATGCGCGACCGAGCTCCCTGGAGGAAGCCTTGGCGATCAGGGCCGATAGGGACGTCACGGTGCTCGCCGGCGGCACCGATGTTTATCCTGCCAAGGCAGGCCGCAATGGCTGGGGTGACATGCGTGAGGAGGGAATCCTCGACATCACGGCCGTGGACGAACTGCGCGGCATCGACGACTCTGGCGACCATGTCCGTCTCGGCGCCTTGACCACCTGGACGCAGCTCCGCCGGCATTCACTGCCGCCAGCCTTTGCCGGGATCCAGTCGGCCGCTCGCGAGGTGGGGGGCGCCCAGATCCAGAACCGCGGCACCCTGGCCGGCAATCTCTGCACCGCATCGCCGGCGGGCGACGGCATTCCTTGCCTCCTGGCATTGGACGCCGAGATCGAGCTGGTCTCCCGCCGCGGCACGAGGCGGGTGCCGGTCGCCGATTTCGTGACGGGTTACCGCCAGACGGCATGCGCCGCCGACGAGCTCGTGACTGCCATCCTGGTTCCGAAGCCCGAGCCTGCCGCAAGGGCGCGCTTTCTGAAGCTCGGGGCCCGGCGGTATCTGGTGATTTCCATCGTCATGGCGTCAGCGGTGATCGCGCCGGACGGCCACGGTGTGATTTCGAACGCGCGCATTGCCATCGGCGCCTGTTCTGCCATGGCAAAACGCCTGCCGGATCTGGAAGCCGCTCTTCGCGGCTGTCATGTGTCGGAGGCGGCGGAGATCGCTGCAGCCTCCCACCTGCAGGTCCTGTCGCCCATCGACGACATCCGTGCCAGTGGCGCCTTCCGCAGCCATGCGGCGCTAATAGTGCTGCGCGATCTGCTGGGCTCTCTGGCCCCCACCGAGGCGAGGGCGGCATGA
- a CDS encoding MarR family winged helix-turn-helix transcriptional regulator, translating into MNRPAQARKPELSPADAYRLEDQVGFVIRRVHQRATGIFNEVMAEFGVTPTQLAALAKLHDVGSVSQNELGRLTAMDPATIAGVVSRLVKRGFVVASADASDGRLLILELTPEGHQAILAMKAVGADVSLRTLEPLTATESQMLLTLLRKLE; encoded by the coding sequence ATGAACCGCCCGGCACAGGCGCGCAAGCCGGAGCTTTCACCGGCCGATGCCTACCGGCTGGAGGATCAGGTGGGCTTCGTCATCCGCCGCGTGCACCAGCGGGCGACCGGCATCTTCAACGAGGTGATGGCCGAGTTCGGGGTGACGCCGACGCAGCTTGCTGCCCTCGCCAAGCTTCATGACGTCGGCAGCGTGTCGCAAAACGAGCTGGGCCGCCTGACGGCCATGGATCCCGCGACCATTGCCGGGGTGGTGAGCCGCCTCGTCAAGCGGGGCTTCGTGGTCGCCTCCGCCGATGCCAGCGACGGCCGGCTTCTGATTCTGGAGCTCACGCCGGAGGGGCACCAGGCGATACTGGCCATGAAGGCGGTGGGCGCAGACGTCTCGCTGAGGACGCTCGAGCCCTTGACCGCTACAGAGTCGCAGATGTTGCTGACCCTCCTGCGCAAGCTGGAATAG